A single genomic interval of Noviherbaspirillum cavernae harbors:
- the pheS gene encoding phenylalanine--tRNA ligase subunit alpha has product MNSLEQLVVQAQADFSAAEDAAALENAKAKYLGKTGQITEQMKGLGKLAPEERKAQGAIINAAKEKIEAALNARRDALANAQMQARLNAEAIDVTLPGRGRGIGGIHPVMRTWERVEEIFRSIGFDVADGPEIETDWTNFTALNSPENHPARSMQDTFYVEGVDSQGKPLLLRTHTSPMQVRYARMNKPPIKVIAPGRTYRVDSDATHSPMFHQVEGLWIADDISFADLKGVYLNFVKAFFETDDLQVRFRPSYFPFTEPSAEIDIAFGSGPLKGRWLEVSGAGQVHPTVVRNMGLDPEQYIGFAFGSGLERLTMLRYGINDLRLFYEGDLRFLEQFN; this is encoded by the coding sequence ATGAATTCTCTGGAACAACTGGTGGTTCAGGCGCAAGCCGATTTCTCCGCTGCGGAAGATGCTGCAGCCCTGGAAAATGCCAAGGCCAAATACCTGGGCAAGACCGGGCAGATTACCGAACAGATGAAGGGCCTGGGCAAGCTGGCGCCGGAAGAGCGCAAGGCTCAAGGGGCGATCATCAATGCGGCCAAGGAAAAAATCGAAGCAGCGCTCAATGCGCGGCGCGATGCGCTGGCAAATGCACAGATGCAGGCGCGCTTGAATGCGGAAGCAATCGATGTCACGTTGCCGGGACGCGGCCGTGGCATTGGCGGCATTCATCCTGTGATGCGTACCTGGGAGCGGGTGGAGGAAATTTTTCGTTCCATCGGCTTTGATGTCGCGGACGGTCCTGAAATCGAAACCGACTGGACCAACTTCACAGCATTGAACAGTCCGGAAAATCACCCCGCGCGGTCGATGCAGGACACGTTCTATGTCGAGGGAGTGGATAGCCAGGGCAAACCGCTGCTCCTGCGTACGCACACGAGTCCGATGCAGGTGCGTTATGCGCGCATGAACAAGCCGCCTATCAAGGTGATTGCACCAGGGCGTACCTATCGAGTCGACAGCGATGCGACGCATTCGCCCATGTTCCATCAGGTCGAGGGGTTGTGGATTGCGGATGACATCAGCTTCGCTGACCTCAAAGGTGTCTATCTGAACTTCGTCAAGGCGTTTTTTGAAACGGACGATCTCCAGGTGCGTTTCCGGCCCTCCTACTTTCCGTTCACCGAGCCGTCGGCCGAAATCGATATTGCGTTCGGAAGCGGGCCGTTGAAAGGACGTTGGCTGGAGGTTTCCGGAGCGGGGCAGGTACATCCGACGGTCGTGCGCAACATGGGGCTCGACCCCGAGCAATATATCGGCTTCGCATTCGGGTCCGGTCTTGAACGTCTGACGATGCTTCGCTATGGCATCAACGATTTGCGCCTGTTTTATGAAGGCGATCTGCGTTTCCTGGAACAATTCAATTAA
- the rpmI gene encoding 50S ribosomal protein L35 yields MPKMKTKSSAKKRFRVRPGGTVKRGQAFKRHILTKKTTKNKRQLRGAVGVHETNIDSVRAMMPFA; encoded by the coding sequence ATGCCAAAAATGAAGACGAAGAGTAGCGCGAAGAAGCGTTTTCGCGTACGTCCGGGCGGCACCGTCAAACGCGGTCAAGCCTTCAAGCGTCACATCCTGACCAAGAAAACCACCAAGAACAAACGCCAGTTGCGCGGAGCCGTGGGTGTCCATGAGACAAACATCGATTCCGTACGCGCAATGATGCCGTTCGCTTAA
- the pheT gene encoding phenylalanine--tRNA ligase subunit beta: MQFSENWLRTLVDPKMTSDELSHLLTMSGLEVEEVEPVAPPFSNVVVAKVVEIAKHPNADRLNVCQVDAGTGTLLNIVCGAPNVRLGMKVPCALAGAKLPPGDDGKPFEIKVGQLRGVESQGMLCSARELKLSEEHGGLLDLPDDAPVGRNFRDYYQLNDLKFTIKLTPNKADCLSVLGVAREVSALTGVPLKVPAFQPVEVSTQEKLPVKVSAPDLCGRFSGRVIRGLNAKAQTPDWMKRRLERSGQRPISALVDISNYVMLELGRPSHVFDLDKIHGGLDVRWGKLGEKLKLLNGNTVEVDEWVGVIADEREIESLAGIMGGDSTAVSLDTQNIYLEAAFWWPQAIQGRARRYNFSTDAAHRFERGVDYATTVEHIERITSLIVEICGGKETKVGPVDDHVVNLPQRKPVAVRTARAVKVIGVPLDDGQIAEIFARLGLTFAQESGLFTVTPPSYRFDIEIEEDLIEEIARVYGFENIPALPPVAPNAMRIAPENTRSLFAIRRQVADLDYQEVVNFSFVEEGWEADFAGNANPIKLLNPIASQMSVMRSSLVASLVANVRYNLNRKVGRVRLFEIGAVYLRNDAIKDGSLSVAGYDQPKRVAAIAYGPVVDEQWGMPTRNVDYFDIKSDLEALFAPRTLRFAKAEHPALHPGRSAQIVLDGKTIGFIGELHPRWQQKYDLPQAPVMFEVDAQLLCERDIPSYQEISKFPAVVRDLAVVVKQAVPAQDLMDAFIAERQANAACDIMQAIVLFDEYRGKGLENDEKSLAFRFTLQDTQSTLQDEKVDAAMAAFVASVEKKHGAKLRA; encoded by the coding sequence ATGCAATTCTCCGAAAACTGGCTCCGCACTCTGGTCGATCCGAAGATGACTTCGGACGAATTGTCGCATTTGCTCACGATGTCCGGTCTGGAGGTCGAGGAAGTAGAGCCTGTCGCTCCGCCGTTTTCCAATGTGGTCGTGGCCAAAGTGGTGGAAATTGCCAAGCATCCGAATGCCGACCGTTTGAACGTGTGTCAGGTGGATGCCGGCACGGGGACGCTGTTGAATATCGTTTGCGGTGCACCGAATGTCCGCCTTGGGATGAAGGTGCCTTGTGCGTTGGCTGGCGCGAAGCTGCCACCGGGCGATGATGGCAAGCCGTTTGAAATCAAGGTCGGTCAGCTACGCGGCGTGGAGTCGCAAGGAATGCTCTGTTCTGCACGTGAGTTGAAGCTGTCGGAAGAGCACGGCGGCTTGCTGGACTTGCCGGATGATGCGCCCGTCGGTCGGAACTTCCGGGATTACTATCAACTGAACGACCTGAAGTTCACCATCAAGCTGACGCCGAACAAGGCCGATTGCCTGTCGGTGCTGGGTGTCGCTCGCGAAGTATCGGCCTTGACAGGGGTTCCGCTCAAGGTTCCTGCGTTCCAGCCGGTCGAAGTGTCGACTCAGGAAAAGCTGCCGGTCAAGGTTTCTGCTCCTGACCTGTGCGGCCGTTTTTCCGGGCGTGTTATCCGTGGGTTGAATGCAAAAGCGCAAACGCCTGACTGGATGAAGCGTCGTCTCGAGCGTAGTGGGCAGCGTCCGATTTCTGCATTGGTTGATATATCCAATTACGTGATGCTGGAATTGGGGCGTCCGTCGCATGTGTTCGACCTTGACAAGATTCATGGCGGATTGGATGTGCGCTGGGGCAAATTAGGCGAAAAACTGAAGCTTCTCAATGGCAATACCGTTGAAGTCGATGAATGGGTGGGAGTGATTGCCGACGAACGCGAGATTGAATCACTCGCCGGCATCATGGGCGGTGATTCCACGGCCGTGTCGCTGGATACGCAGAATATCTATCTGGAAGCCGCGTTCTGGTGGCCGCAGGCGATCCAAGGGCGTGCGCGTCGGTACAATTTTTCAACGGACGCCGCACATCGTTTTGAACGCGGTGTCGATTATGCGACCACTGTGGAACATATCGAGCGCATCACGTCGTTGATCGTCGAAATTTGCGGTGGAAAAGAAACGAAGGTGGGGCCGGTCGACGACCATGTCGTTAATCTGCCGCAGCGCAAACCGGTCGCAGTGCGAACCGCGCGCGCAGTCAAGGTGATCGGCGTGCCGCTCGATGATGGACAGATCGCTGAAATTTTTGCGCGCCTGGGCCTGACGTTTGCGCAAGAGTCGGGCTTGTTTACCGTCACACCGCCGTCATATCGCTTCGATATCGAAATCGAAGAAGACTTAATCGAGGAGATCGCGCGTGTCTACGGATTCGAGAATATTCCTGCATTGCCTCCGGTTGCTCCCAACGCGATGCGTATCGCTCCGGAAAATACACGTTCGCTGTTTGCAATCCGGCGTCAGGTGGCCGATCTCGACTATCAGGAAGTGGTGAACTTCAGTTTTGTCGAAGAAGGATGGGAAGCAGATTTCGCCGGAAACGCCAATCCCATCAAGCTGCTCAACCCGATCGCCAGTCAGATGAGCGTCATGCGTTCGTCGCTGGTCGCCAGTCTTGTCGCCAACGTACGTTACAACTTGAATCGCAAAGTTGGCCGCGTGCGCTTGTTCGAGATTGGTGCCGTTTATTTGCGTAATGATGCGATAAAGGACGGATCTTTGTCGGTTGCCGGTTACGATCAACCAAAACGCGTCGCTGCGATTGCATATGGTCCGGTGGTGGACGAGCAGTGGGGTATGCCGACCCGTAATGTTGACTATTTCGATATCAAGTCCGATCTGGAGGCGCTTTTTGCACCTCGCACACTACGCTTTGCGAAAGCCGAGCATCCTGCGCTGCATCCCGGGCGTTCGGCGCAGATTGTTCTTGACGGCAAGACGATCGGCTTTATCGGCGAGTTGCATCCGCGCTGGCAGCAGAAATACGATCTGCCGCAGGCACCCGTGATGTTTGAGGTGGATGCCCAGTTGCTGTGCGAGCGCGATATTCCTTCTTATCAGGAAATCTCGAAGTTTCCGGCTGTTGTGCGCGACCTTGCCGTGGTGGTGAAGCAGGCTGTTCCGGCGCAGGATCTGATGGATGCGTTCATTGCTGAGCGGCAAGCCAATGCGGCCTGTGATATCATGCAAGCCATTGTTTTATTTGATGAATATCGGGGCAAGGGTCTGGAAAATGACGAAAAAAGTCTTGCGTTCCGTTTCACCTTGCAAGATACTCAATCTACCCTACAGGACGAGAAAGTCGATGCTGCCATGGCCGCATTTGTCGCGTCAGTCGAGAAGAAACATGGCGCAAAATTGCGTGCATAA
- the thrS gene encoding threonine--tRNA ligase, translating into MVSVRLPDGSERQFDAPVTVAQIAASIGAGLAKAALAGKVDGKLVDTSFVVDRNVDLAIVTDKDAEGLEVIRHSTAHLLAYAVKELFPDAQVTIGPVIENGFYYDFAYKRPFTPDDLQAIEKKMAELAKKDEPVTRKVLPRDEAVTYFKSIGEAYKAEIIESIPQGEDVSLYAEGNFTDLCRGPHVPSTGKLKVFKLMKLAGAYWRGDSKNEMLQRVYGTAWAKKEDQEAYLHMLEEAEKRDHRKLGKALDLFHFQDEAPGLIFWHPKGWTIWQQVEQYMRCVYRESGYQEVKAPQILDRSLWEQTGHWQNYRENMFVTESESRNYALKPMNCPGHVQIYNSGLRSYRDLPLRFGEFGQCHRNEPSGALHGLMRVRGFTQDDGHIFCTEDQIQDECKAFHQQAMNVYADFGFSEISIKIALRPENRIGSDETWDRAEETLRAALQACGVKWEELPGEGAFYGPKIEYHLKDSLGRPWQVGTMQVDFSMPGRLGAEYVSDDNARKVPVMLHRAIVGSLERFIGILIENHAGALPLWLAPVQIAVLNISDAQSDYAQTVAQNLKKQGFRVHLDLRNEKITYKIREHSVQKLPYIVVIGDKERDANTVAVRARGNVDLGVMPVDALVERLKSEVETKA; encoded by the coding sequence ATGGTCTCAGTCCGACTCCCAGATGGTTCAGAGCGTCAATTCGATGCGCCCGTAACAGTCGCGCAAATTGCTGCAAGTATTGGCGCTGGTCTTGCCAAGGCTGCCTTGGCTGGCAAGGTGGATGGCAAGCTTGTTGATACGTCGTTCGTGGTCGATCGCAATGTTGATCTGGCCATTGTTACCGACAAGGATGCCGAAGGTCTGGAAGTAATCCGGCACTCGACGGCTCACTTGCTTGCCTACGCGGTCAAGGAGTTGTTTCCCGATGCTCAGGTGACGATCGGGCCTGTGATTGAAAACGGCTTTTATTACGACTTTGCGTACAAACGGCCATTTACGCCGGACGATTTGCAGGCAATTGAAAAGAAGATGGCGGAGCTCGCCAAAAAAGACGAGCCCGTCACGCGCAAGGTCTTGCCGCGCGATGAGGCTGTGACTTATTTCAAGTCGATCGGCGAGGCTTATAAAGCGGAGATCATCGAATCGATCCCGCAGGGCGAGGACGTTTCCCTCTATGCCGAGGGTAATTTCACCGATTTGTGCCGAGGTCCCCACGTACCGTCCACTGGCAAGCTCAAGGTATTCAAGTTGATGAAGCTCGCCGGCGCGTACTGGCGCGGCGATTCCAAAAACGAGATGCTGCAGCGCGTGTATGGTACAGCGTGGGCGAAGAAGGAAGATCAGGAAGCCTATCTGCATATGCTGGAAGAGGCGGAAAAGCGGGACCATCGCAAACTCGGCAAGGCATTGGATCTGTTCCATTTTCAGGACGAGGCGCCCGGTCTGATTTTCTGGCATCCCAAAGGCTGGACGATTTGGCAGCAGGTCGAGCAATATATGCGCTGCGTTTATCGCGAGAGCGGCTACCAGGAGGTGAAGGCGCCGCAAATCCTCGATCGCAGCCTGTGGGAGCAAACCGGTCACTGGCAGAACTATCGCGAAAATATGTTCGTGACCGAGTCGGAGAGTCGCAACTATGCGTTGAAGCCGATGAATTGTCCGGGGCATGTGCAAATTTACAATTCCGGTCTGCGAAGCTATCGTGACCTGCCGTTACGCTTTGGCGAGTTCGGGCAATGCCATCGTAATGAGCCCTCGGGCGCGTTGCACGGATTGATGCGGGTGCGCGGTTTTACTCAGGATGATGGTCATATTTTTTGCACTGAAGACCAGATTCAGGACGAATGCAAGGCATTCCACCAGCAGGCAATGAATGTCTATGCCGATTTCGGCTTCTCTGAAATCTCGATCAAGATTGCCCTGCGGCCGGAAAACCGTATTGGTTCCGACGAGACATGGGATCGCGCCGAAGAAACTCTGCGCGCTGCACTGCAAGCTTGTGGCGTCAAATGGGAGGAGCTACCTGGTGAGGGAGCATTCTATGGACCGAAAATCGAATACCATCTGAAAGACTCGCTTGGTCGTCCTTGGCAAGTCGGCACCATGCAGGTCGATTTCTCGATGCCGGGCCGTTTGGGTGCGGAATATGTCTCGGACGACAACGCTCGCAAAGTGCCGGTCATGCTGCATCGAGCCATTGTCGGCTCGCTCGAGCGCTTCATTGGCATTCTGATCGAAAACCACGCTGGTGCGCTGCCGTTGTGGCTGGCGCCGGTGCAGATTGCCGTCTTGAATATCTCGGACGCACAATCTGACTATGCGCAAACCGTCGCACAAAACCTGAAAAAACAAGGGTTTAGGGTCCACCTCGATTTGCGTAATGAGAAAATAACCTATAAAATACGCGAGCATTCCGTTCAAAAACTGCCTTATATAGTCGTTATCGGTGATAAGGAGCGGGATGCGAATACAGTGGCCGTGCGTGCGCGGGGCAACGTCGATCTGGGAGTGATGCCAGTCGACGCATTGGTGGAGCGCCTGAAAAGCGAGGTCGAAACCAAAGCCTGA
- a CDS encoding integration host factor subunit alpha, which translates to MNDVNSAEFQSILAADLNRAMQESQARSQAEKDLPTLTKAELAELLFEQVGLNKREAKDMVETFFDEIRNALERGESVKLSGFGNFQLRDKPQRPGRNPKTGEEIPITARRVVTFHASQKLKGMVEVASKNLLARVA; encoded by the coding sequence ATGAATGACGTGAACTCAGCCGAATTTCAATCCATTTTGGCCGCCGATCTCAATCGCGCGATGCAGGAATCACAAGCCCGCTCCCAAGCTGAAAAGGACTTGCCTACACTGACCAAGGCGGAACTGGCTGAACTTCTGTTCGAGCAGGTCGGCTTGAACAAGCGCGAAGCGAAGGATATGGTCGAAACTTTCTTCGATGAAATTCGCAATGCGCTTGAGCGCGGAGAGTCGGTGAAGCTCTCCGGCTTCGGCAACTTCCAGTTGCGCGACAAGCCGCAACGGCCAGGTCGCAATCCCAAGACCGGCGAAGAAATTCCCATCACGGCGCGACGTGTGGTGACGTTTCATGCAAGTCAGAAGCTCAAGGGCATGGTGGAAGTCGCCAGCAAGAATCTCCTCGCACGCGTCGCTTGA
- the rplT gene encoding 50S ribosomal protein L20: MPRVKRGVTARARHKKVLDQAKGYRGRRSTVFRIAKQAVMRAGQYAYRDRRNKKRVFRALWITRINAASREHGVTYSVFMNGLKKANIELDRKVLADMAVMDKPAFAAIVNQVKANIAA, from the coding sequence ATGCCTCGAGTAAAACGTGGGGTCACAGCACGGGCCCGTCATAAGAAGGTTCTCGATCAAGCCAAAGGCTATCGCGGACGTCGCAGTACCGTATTCCGCATTGCCAAGCAAGCGGTCATGCGCGCCGGTCAATATGCATACCGTGATCGTCGCAACAAGAAGCGTGTGTTCCGCGCTCTGTGGATCACGCGTATCAACGCCGCTTCGCGTGAACACGGTGTTACTTACAGCGTATTCATGAACGGTCTGAAGAAGGCCAATATCGAACTGGATCGCAAGGTTCTGGCCGATATGGCAGTGATGGACAAGCCGGCATTTGCCGCGATTGTCAATCAGGTGAAGGCCAACATCGCTGCTTAA
- a CDS encoding MerR family transcriptional regulator, with protein sequence MNDRVSKTALVVLPPIPAKRYFTIGEVSDLCGVKPHVLRYWEQEFTQLKPVKRRGNRRYYQHHEVLLIRRIRELLYEQGFTISGARNKLDTRISGAVSSDLASGLPSLDVDTETIRHELAEILDLLSTKRDR encoded by the coding sequence ATGAACGATCGAGTCAGCAAGACTGCGTTGGTTGTTTTGCCGCCGATCCCGGCAAAACGCTATTTCACGATTGGCGAAGTGAGCGATCTGTGCGGCGTGAAGCCGCACGTCTTGCGTTACTGGGAGCAGGAGTTCACCCAGCTGAAGCCGGTCAAGCGCAGAGGCAATCGCCGCTACTATCAACACCACGAGGTCCTCCTCATCCGACGTATTCGTGAACTGCTCTACGAGCAGGGATTCACGATCAGTGGCGCGCGCAACAAGCTCGATACGCGGATTTCTGGGGCGGTGTCGAGTGATTTGGCATCGGGATTGCCGTCGCTGGACGTCGATACCGAGACGATCCGTCATGAGCTGGCAGAGATTCTCGATCTTCTGAGCACCAAGAGAGACAGATAG
- the infC gene encoding translation initiation factor IF-3, producing MATDKSHRINGEITVPEVRLTGVNNEQIGIVSLAEAFRMAEEANVDLVEIAPTAQPPVCRLMDYGKFKYQEQKKAHEAKLKQKVIQVKEVKFRPGTDDGDYNIKLRNLIKFLDEGDKTKITLRFRGREMAHQDIGMRMLERLKADLEQYGQVEQFPKMEGRQMVMVLAPKKKK from the coding sequence ATAGCTACGGATAAATCGCATCGCATCAACGGCGAGATTACAGTGCCGGAAGTGCGTTTGACTGGTGTCAATAACGAACAGATTGGTATCGTAAGTCTGGCCGAAGCGTTCCGCATGGCGGAGGAAGCCAACGTGGACTTGGTGGAAATTGCGCCCACTGCGCAGCCACCCGTATGTCGCCTGATGGACTATGGAAAGTTCAAGTATCAGGAGCAAAAAAAGGCTCACGAAGCGAAACTGAAGCAAAAGGTTATTCAGGTCAAGGAAGTGAAATTCCGCCCGGGTACCGATGATGGCGATTACAACATCAAGCTGCGTAACCTGATCAAGTTCCTCGATGAGGGCGATAAGACGAAGATTACGTTGCGTTTCCGCGGTCGTGAAATGGCACACCAGGATATCGGCATGCGCATGCTGGAGCGATTGAAGGCTGACTTGGAGCAGTATGGCCAGGTTGAGCAGTTTCCCAAGATGGAAGGTCGCCAGATGGTAATGGTGCTGGCGCCCAAGAAGAAAAAATAG
- a CDS encoding sigma-54 interaction domain-containing protein, which produces MKSAVGSSWDADSIQQMGMQSLLALFDDSCEGTIAIDDQSRIVWINDKYAAFLGLKAPEDVLGKAVEEVIPNSRMREVVHNGKPILLDIMMIRDQPLVVMRIPLKDEDGKVIGAIGFALYDRLQRLKPLVSKFAELQWALANTQKELAQLRHSKYSISSFIGVSPISLELKHRARRAAQLDTTVLLLGETGSGKELLAHGIHAASGRADRPFVGINIAAVPETLLEAEFFGVAPGAYTGADRKGRDGKFKIADGGTLFLDEVGDMPLQVQAKLLRVLQEQEIEPLGSNKITKVDVRVIAATSHDLKQLVADGKFRSDLYYRLNVLPIHLPPLRERRGDLDALCEHLLEQIAKRTGMPQRELAPCAREALAAYGWPGNVRELRNALEQAGMLTDNVSLKAEDFASILSLVEPSQQKEPVPLAKDGPTPAVRPLAEAVADLEKNLIKSALESTGGNKASAARLLGISRATLYQKIMDFELLSN; this is translated from the coding sequence ATGAAATCTGCAGTCGGCTCTTCGTGGGATGCTGACAGTATTCAGCAGATGGGTATGCAGTCGCTGCTGGCTCTGTTCGATGACTCGTGCGAAGGCACGATCGCGATTGACGATCAGAGTCGTATCGTGTGGATCAACGACAAGTATGCGGCTTTCCTCGGTCTGAAGGCACCGGAAGATGTGCTGGGCAAGGCGGTCGAGGAGGTCATTCCCAATAGTCGCATGCGCGAGGTCGTGCACAACGGCAAACCGATTCTGCTCGATATCATGATGATCCGCGACCAGCCTCTGGTCGTGATGCGCATCCCGCTCAAGGACGAAGATGGCAAGGTTATCGGTGCAATCGGCTTTGCATTGTATGACCGGCTGCAACGGCTGAAGCCGCTGGTGTCCAAGTTTGCCGAGCTGCAATGGGCGCTCGCCAACACGCAAAAGGAACTCGCGCAGCTGCGCCATTCCAAATACTCCATTTCCAGTTTCATCGGCGTCAGTCCTATTTCGCTGGAACTCAAGCACCGTGCGCGACGCGCGGCACAGCTCGATACGACCGTGCTGCTGCTGGGGGAAACCGGGAGTGGCAAGGAGCTGCTGGCGCATGGCATTCACGCCGCCTCGGGAAGAGCCGACCGTCCTTTCGTCGGCATCAATATCGCCGCAGTCCCGGAGACGTTGCTGGAAGCCGAATTTTTCGGCGTTGCGCCGGGGGCGTATACAGGGGCTGATCGAAAAGGGCGCGACGGCAAGTTCAAGATCGCCGACGGCGGCACCCTGTTCCTCGATGAGGTCGGCGACATGCCGCTGCAGGTGCAAGCCAAGCTGCTGCGCGTCCTGCAGGAGCAGGAGATCGAACCGCTTGGCTCCAACAAGATCACCAAGGTCGATGTGCGCGTGATTGCAGCAACCAGCCACGATCTCAAGCAATTGGTGGCGGACGGTAAATTCCGCTCGGACCTGTATTACCGGCTGAACGTGCTGCCGATCCATCTGCCGCCATTGCGTGAACGGCGCGGGGATCTCGATGCGTTGTGCGAGCATTTGCTCGAGCAGATTGCCAAGCGTACCGGCATGCCACAGCGCGAGCTTGCGCCTTGCGCGCGGGAGGCGCTGGCCGCTTACGGCTGGCCCGGCAATGTACGTGAATTGCGCAATGCGCTCGAGCAGGCCGGCATGCTGACCGATAACGTGAGTCTCAAGGCGGAAGACTTCGCGTCGATTCTGTCGCTGGTCGAGCCGAGTCAGCAGAAGGAGCCGGTACCGCTGGCGAAGGACGGGCCGACGCCGGCTGTGAGGCCGCTTGCAGAAGCCGTCGCCGATCTGGAGAAAAACCTCATCAAGTCCGCACTCGAGAGCACCGGCGGCAACAAGGCCTCCGCTGCACGTTTGCTCGGGATTTCAAGGGCGACCTTGTATCAGAAGATCATGGATTTCGAGCTACTGTCCAATTAA